GCATCGGCGACTTTTTCCCATTCCTCATCGTCTTCGATATCCATGAGCATGTCTTCACCGTTTTCATCTTTGCCAAGCTTCAGAATAATGGCTTCGGCTTCCTCTTCGTCTTCTTCTGTTTCTTCAACAGGCAGAAGCACAAAATACGTACTGCCTTCAAC
This genomic stretch from Dehalobacter sp. harbors:
- a CDS encoding DUF1292 domain-containing protein; amino-acid sequence: MSDEINKQDDLDDEEVFDVIVLNDDEGNENEFMHLATLEVEGSTYFVLLPVEETEEDEEEAEAIILKLGKDENGEDMLMDIEDDEEWEKVADAWEEMEDEFDEE